One stretch of Cohnella algarum DNA includes these proteins:
- a CDS encoding ABC transporter ATP-binding protein: MRENLLIEAKGLKKTYGQKKVVDGVNLDIREGEVLAIIGPNGAGKSTTLDLVLGLCRPDAGAVAYWTSEPSRHIGLQLQSTPFFPGFTAIENLRMFAAFYGRRPKDAELFGHLSRCGLADSARLDALRLSGGQQKRLAIAMALVHDPKLLFLDEPTAALDPRARREIRELIRSLADSGASIVFTSHDMEEVHKLAGRLVLISQGRVRASGTPDELLARYGADNLEELYIQLT, encoded by the coding sequence ATGAGGGAAAACCTGCTTATCGAGGCGAAAGGACTGAAGAAGACGTATGGGCAAAAAAAGGTCGTGGACGGCGTGAATCTGGACATACGGGAGGGAGAAGTGCTTGCCATTATCGGTCCCAACGGAGCGGGCAAATCCACGACGCTGGACTTGGTGCTGGGACTTTGCAGGCCCGATGCGGGGGCGGTTGCTTACTGGACTTCGGAGCCGTCCCGGCACATCGGACTGCAGCTTCAGTCCACGCCCTTTTTTCCGGGATTTACGGCCATTGAAAATTTGCGGATGTTCGCCGCCTTTTACGGCCGGCGGCCGAAGGACGCGGAACTCTTCGGCCATTTGAGCCGTTGCGGGTTGGCCGATTCGGCTCGACTGGATGCGCTTCGGCTCTCGGGAGGCCAGCAGAAGCGGCTCGCCATCGCGATGGCGCTCGTGCACGACCCGAAGCTGCTGTTTCTGGATGAGCCGACGGCCGCGCTCGATCCCCGGGCCCGGCGCGAAATCCGGGAGCTGATCCGTTCGCTGGCGGATTCGGGCGCCTCCATCGTATTTACTTCGCACGATATGGAGGAAGTGCACAAGCTGGCCGGCCGCCTGGTGCTTATCAGCCAAGGGCGCGTTCGGGCTTCCGGAACGCCCGACGAGCTGCTCGCCCGCTATGGCGCCGACAATCTCGAAGAGCTTTACATTCAATTGACTTAA
- a CDS encoding carbohydrate ABC transporter permease, with the protein MKAEPIARPSSPRFRFRPGVLIHYSILAVISVLMILPFVWMLSTSLKEPSDIFVFPPEWIPSPIRWENYAEVLRTIPFGRFYFNSVYIAVLVTAGTVLFASLSGYAFGRIPFVGRNLVFLILLSTMMIPHEATSIPMFLFMRELGFLDSHFPLIVVPIFGAGGVFGVFVMRQFFLTLPKELEEAAMIDGCSRFGIYWRIMMPLAGPAISTLTIFTFLTCWNEFYDPLIFVNSRELMTIPLGLSLFTDEAGTAWHLLMSASVMATLPLLIVFFFAQKQFMEGVAMTGLKD; encoded by the coding sequence ATGAAAGCTGAACCGATCGCAAGACCATCGTCCCCTCGTTTCCGGTTTCGTCCGGGCGTGCTGATTCATTATTCGATTTTGGCGGTCATCTCCGTCCTGATGATTTTGCCTTTCGTCTGGATGCTGTCCACGTCGCTGAAGGAACCTTCGGACATTTTCGTATTTCCGCCAGAGTGGATTCCTTCGCCCATCCGTTGGGAGAATTATGCCGAAGTGCTGCGAACGATCCCGTTCGGCCGGTTTTACTTCAACAGCGTCTATATCGCCGTGCTTGTCACCGCAGGGACGGTGCTGTTCGCCTCTCTGTCCGGGTACGCGTTCGGAAGAATCCCGTTCGTCGGGCGCAATCTCGTCTTTCTCATCCTGCTCAGCACGATGATGATTCCGCACGAGGCGACGTCGATTCCGATGTTTCTGTTCATGCGGGAGCTCGGGTTCCTCGACTCGCATTTTCCGCTCATTGTCGTGCCGATTTTCGGCGCGGGCGGCGTGTTCGGCGTATTCGTCATGCGGCAGTTTTTCCTGACGCTGCCGAAGGAGCTGGAGGAAGCGGCGATGATCGACGGCTGCTCCCGGTTCGGCATTTACTGGCGGATCATGATGCCGCTCGCCGGGCCCGCGATATCGACGCTGACGATTTTCACCTTTTTGACCTGCTGGAACGAGTTTTACGATCCGCTTATTTTCGTGAACAGCCGGGAGCTGATGACGATTCCGCTCGGTTTGTCGCTCTTTACCGACGAAGCGGGCACGGCTTGGCATCTGCTTATGAGCGCGTCGGTGATGGCCACGCTGCCGCTGCTGATCGTCTTCTTCTTCGCGCAGAAGCAATTTATGGAGGGCGTGGCGATGACCGGGCTGAAGGATTAA
- a CDS encoding helix-turn-helix transcriptional regulator translates to MSDREEKRRELGKFLKSRRSRLTPEQFGLPVGPRRKVQGLRREELAQIAGIGLTWYTWLEQGKNIQVSTQVLECLVTVMQLNAEERNHLYNLALGQLPVEQTASIEESLIPIVQNFMNEYERCPAYVTDQRWDILLWNKAGEQVFGDFEKMDKKERNAIWRCFASPAYRNLIGDWKNHAKRLLAQFRSTSTPFVGENWFKDLVAELMEISPEFRLWWPSYDISGTPIGKKIINHPRVGTMVMEHITFRVYDAPELKLTVYRPLEENDTVQKMIRLLNE, encoded by the coding sequence ATGAGCGATCGGGAAGAGAAACGCAGGGAGTTAGGAAAGTTTTTAAAATCGAGGCGCTCCAGACTTACTCCTGAACAATTCGGATTGCCCGTAGGGCCGCGACGGAAAGTCCAAGGCCTGCGCAGAGAAGAGTTGGCGCAGATTGCAGGCATCGGTCTTACCTGGTATACATGGCTGGAGCAAGGAAAAAATATACAAGTTTCCACCCAGGTACTTGAATGTCTCGTAACGGTCATGCAGCTTAATGCCGAGGAGAGGAATCATCTGTACAATCTGGCTCTCGGGCAGCTGCCAGTAGAACAAACGGCTTCGATCGAGGAAAGCCTTATTCCGATCGTACAAAATTTTATGAATGAATATGAGAGATGTCCGGCTTATGTGACAGATCAGCGGTGGGATATATTACTTTGGAATAAAGCGGGCGAGCAGGTCTTTGGGGATTTTGAAAAGATGGATAAAAAAGAGAGAAACGCAATTTGGCGATGCTTTGCTTCGCCCGCTTACCGAAATCTAATTGGGGATTGGAAAAACCACGCAAAACGACTATTGGCGCAATTCCGGTCAACAAGCACTCCTTTTGTAGGAGAAAACTGGTTTAAGGATTTGGTCGCGGAGTTAATGGAGATCAGCCCCGAATTCAGGCTATGGTGGCCAAGCTATGATATTTCGGGTACGCCAATCGGCAAGAAAATAATCAATCATCCGCGTGTTGGAACCATGGTTATGGAACATATCACCTTTAGAGTTTACGATGCCCCCGAACTGAAGCTAACTGTTTATCGTCCTCTTGAAGAGAATGATACTGTGCAGAAAATGATCCGTTTACTGAACGAATAG
- a CDS encoding carboxymuconolactone decarboxylase family protein, with product MTFVDENYKKGMEILSKIDGEHYKAIVDSFQDSVAPDLGRLAVEFNYGQIFSRPGLDLKSRLLATVAGLTAMGNTQQLKFYINGALNVGWTEEEIVECMMQMIIYAGFPAGLNTILTIAAEVFEERNLQSK from the coding sequence ATGACATTTGTTGATGAAAACTACAAAAAAGGAATGGAAATTTTGTCTAAAATCGATGGGGAACATTATAAGGCCATCGTGGACAGCTTTCAGGATTCCGTAGCACCGGATCTGGGGAGATTGGCCGTAGAATTTAACTATGGGCAAATTTTTTCCCGTCCCGGCTTGGATTTGAAATCGCGCCTTCTTGCCACCGTGGCTGGTCTTACAGCCATGGGAAATACGCAGCAACTGAAATTTTACATCAATGGCGCGTTAAATGTAGGGTGGACCGAAGAGGAGATCGTCGAATGCATGATGCAAATGATCATCTACGCGGGTTTTCCGGCGGGGTTAAACACGATACTTACCATCGCAGCAGAAGTATTTGAAGAACGAAACCTTCAATCAAAATAA
- a CDS encoding iron-siderophore ABC transporter substrate-binding protein: protein MRLFKPSVLLFVLAFILVLSACGNNGSNSSSGASPSASESPSAAPSSPSASESAAPSGDETRKIEHAMGTTEVKGVPQRIVVLEWTYGEDLLALGVQPVGFADIENYKKNVNIEPQLSADVVDVGTRQEPNLEMIASLKPDLIIGVKFRVESTYEQLAGIAPTIVFDPYPAEGQGDQYQEMEQTFKTIADVVGKTAEADKVLEDLNRSYEENKAKLAEAGKADMPFVLAMAFSDQNAVTFRLSTDNALAVKALERIGLKNAYHSSQFEGYGFSTTDVEALPGIQDATLLHIIQSTDPALDLLAKNPVWSGLDFVKENRVYALGGDTWPYGGPLSVKLLAQKTTDLLTQ, encoded by the coding sequence GTGCGTTTGTTCAAGCCTTCCGTTTTACTTTTCGTTTTAGCTTTCATCCTCGTCCTTTCCGCTTGCGGAAACAACGGATCCAATTCGAGCTCGGGCGCCTCTCCGAGCGCTTCGGAGTCGCCTTCCGCGGCGCCGTCGTCGCCATCGGCTTCCGAGTCGGCCGCGCCTTCCGGCGATGAGACGCGCAAGATCGAGCATGCGATGGGCACGACCGAAGTCAAAGGCGTACCGCAGCGCATCGTCGTGCTCGAATGGACGTACGGCGAAGACCTGCTGGCGCTGGGCGTGCAGCCGGTCGGCTTTGCCGATATCGAAAATTACAAGAAAAACGTCAATATCGAGCCGCAATTGAGCGCGGATGTCGTCGACGTGGGCACCCGCCAGGAACCGAACCTGGAGATGATCGCTTCCTTGAAGCCCGACTTGATTATCGGGGTGAAATTCCGCGTCGAGAGCACGTACGAGCAGCTTGCCGGAATCGCGCCGACGATCGTGTTCGATCCGTATCCGGCCGAAGGCCAAGGGGATCAATACCAGGAGATGGAACAGACGTTCAAAACGATCGCGGACGTCGTCGGCAAGACGGCGGAAGCGGACAAAGTACTGGAGGATTTGAACCGGTCTTACGAAGAAAACAAGGCGAAGCTGGCGGAAGCGGGCAAAGCCGACATGCCGTTCGTGCTCGCGATGGCGTTCAGCGATCAGAACGCCGTTACGTTCCGGCTTTCGACCGATAATGCCCTTGCAGTCAAGGCGCTGGAGCGCATCGGGCTCAAGAACGCCTATCATTCGAGCCAATTCGAAGGCTACGGCTTTTCGACGACGGACGTCGAAGCGCTGCCGGGCATACAGGACGCGACGCTGCTTCATATTATCCAGTCGACCGACCCAGCCCTTGATCTCCTCGCCAAAAATCCGGTCTGGAGCGGCCTGGATTTCGTCAAGGAAAACCGCGTTTACGCGCTCGGCGGCGACACGTGGCCTTACGGCGGGCCGCTGTCCGTCAAGCTGCTCGCTCAGAAAACGACCGACCTGCTGACGCAATGA
- a CDS encoding PadR family transcriptional regulator, which yields MTNLILLSFLRQRPMHGYEIQQLIQSSRMDLWTNVLSGSIYYALNKMEGDGLIAATAEERTGARLRKIYSITEEGEKCFQRLLRETLTLPPHSVKSDFSLGLAWIEHIPKQEALELLERNLGQVEATLAQWRSGKEIKQQYGLSEVAVATFDHAISLLEHDVAFLNKIIALVRE from the coding sequence ATGACCAATCTCATTTTGCTTTCCTTCCTGCGCCAGCGCCCGATGCACGGTTACGAGATCCAGCAGCTGATCCAGTCGAGCCGGATGGATTTGTGGACGAACGTCTTGTCCGGTTCCATTTATTACGCGCTCAACAAAATGGAAGGCGACGGTCTGATCGCGGCAACCGCAGAAGAACGGACGGGCGCGAGACTTCGCAAAATCTACAGCATTACGGAGGAAGGAGAGAAATGCTTCCAGAGGCTGCTCCGCGAAACGCTGACGCTTCCTCCGCATTCCGTCAAGTCCGACTTCTCGCTCGGGCTCGCCTGGATCGAACACATTCCCAAGCAGGAGGCTTTGGAACTGCTGGAGCGGAACCTCGGGCAGGTGGAGGCGACGCTAGCTCAATGGCGCTCGGGAAAGGAAATCAAACAGCAATACGGCTTGTCCGAGGTTGCCGTCGCGACATTCGATCATGCGATTTCGCTGCTCGAGCACGATGTTGCTTTTTTGAACAAAATCATCGCTTTAGTCCGGGAATAA
- a CDS encoding ABC transporter permease, giving the protein MRVILTTMLKSLFRDMHTLVWNIVFPVAMLMGLGLYFNDSDYSYRLLGGVLTTNVLFGATIVTAFYVMAQRNRGIYKLLRATPFSTVAFIAATTGSRTVLTLLVSACVIAIGTISFGIKIGFAALGLILLVLLLGTVCFTALGFLAANLSRDEGNVNMISNLMSFPMLLTSEAFYSLERAPQWVAIVGRMQPFHYLVEAMSVAIRPQDGLSAIWMPLGMLAGFTIVCLGAAAATFRWDAEATAAGWKKMAGRKTASS; this is encoded by the coding sequence ATGCGGGTTATTTTGACTACGATGCTGAAAAGCCTGTTTCGCGACATGCATACCCTGGTCTGGAACATCGTTTTTCCGGTTGCCATGCTGATGGGGCTCGGACTTTATTTTAACGATTCGGACTACTCTTACCGGCTGCTCGGGGGCGTCCTGACGACGAACGTTCTGTTCGGCGCGACCATCGTCACCGCCTTTTACGTCATGGCTCAGCGCAATCGGGGCATCTACAAGCTGCTGCGGGCGACGCCTTTTTCGACCGTGGCGTTCATTGCCGCGACAACGGGTTCGCGAACCGTCCTGACGCTTCTTGTCAGCGCCTGCGTCATCGCCATCGGCACGATTTCGTTCGGGATAAAAATCGGCTTTGCGGCCCTCGGTCTCATTCTGCTTGTGCTGCTGCTCGGCACCGTTTGCTTCACCGCGCTGGGGTTTCTTGCCGCCAACCTGTCGAGGGACGAAGGCAACGTGAACATGATCTCGAATTTGATGAGCTTTCCGATGCTGTTGACAAGCGAAGCCTTCTATTCGCTCGAACGCGCGCCGCAGTGGGTCGCGATCGTCGGGAGGATGCAGCCCTTCCACTACTTGGTGGAAGCCATGTCCGTCGCGATTCGGCCTCAAGACGGCTTGTCGGCTATCTGGATGCCGCTTGGCATGCTTGCGGGCTTCACGATCGTTTGTCTCGGCGCGGCCGCGGCCACTTTCCGGTGGGATGCGGAAGCGACGGCAGCCGGTTGGAAAAAGATGGCCGGGCGAAAAACCGCGTCCTCGTAA